A region from the Panicum hallii strain FIL2 chromosome 1, PHallii_v3.1, whole genome shotgun sequence genome encodes:
- the LOC112882131 gene encoding 14-3-3-like protein GF14-E, which produces MSLPAELSREENVYMAKLAEQAERYEEMVEFMEKVAKAVDSEELTVEERNLLSVAYKNVIGARRASWRIISSIEQKEEGRGNEDRVTLIKDYRSKIEVELTKICDGILKLLDSHLVPSSTAPESKVFYLKMKGDYYRYLAEFKTGSERKDAAENTMVAYKAAQDIALAELAPTHPIRLGLALNFSVFYYEILNSPDRACSLAKQAFDEAISELDTLSEESYKDSTLIMQLLRDNLTLWTSDISEDAAEEIKEAPKGESGDGQ; this is translated from the exons ATGTCGCTGCCTGCTGAGCTTTCCCGTGAGGAAAACGTTTACATGGCTAAGCTTGCAGAGCAGGCTGAGAGGTATGAAGAGATGGTTGAGTTCATGGAGAAGGTGGCTAAGGCAGTTGATTCTGAGGAGCTTACTGTGGAGGAGCGCAACCTTCTGTCAGTTGCTTACAAGAATGTCATTGGAGCCCGACGTGCCTCATGGCGAATCATATCCTCCATTGAGCAGAAGGAGGAGGGACGTGGCAATGAGGACCGTGTCACTCTTATCAAGGACTACCGTAGCAAGATAGAAGTTGAACTCACCAAGATATGTGATGGAATTCTCAAGCTCCTTGATTCCCACCTTGTCCCCTCATCCACGGCTCCAGAGTCCAAGGTCTTCTACCTCAAGATGAAGGGTGACTACTACAG GTACCTTGCGGAGTTTAAAACTGGATCTGAGAGGAAGGATGCAGCTGAGAACACCATGGTGGCATACAAAGCTGCTCAG GATATTGCCCTGGCAGAGTTGGCCCCCACTCATCCTATTAGGCTTGGGCTGGCGCTCAACTTCTCAGTATTTTATTATGAGATCCTCAACTCTCCTGACCGTGCTTGCAGTCTTGCTAAGCAG GCTTTTGATGAGGCCATCTCAGAGCTGGATACCCTGAGCGAGGAATCCTACAAGGACAGCACTCTGATCATGCAGCTTCTGCGTGATAACTTGACCCTGTGGACCTCAGATATCTCG GAGGATGCCGCCGAAGAAATCAAGGAGGCTCCCAAGGGCGAGTCTGGAGATGGGCAGTAA